A region from the Chitinophaga sp. Cy-1792 genome encodes:
- a CDS encoding RagB/SusD family nutrient uptake outer membrane protein has protein sequence MKKNFLKICIFMAVVGLSSCTKDLDRTPTNATTSEVAYSTMDGYKQVLAKVYGSFALTGNTGTSSSDLAGIDPGQADFLRLYWNAQELPTEEAMCVWNDPGIPDFHYMNWTSNNVLLAALYNRSLFHITIANEFLRESTDDKIASRGFTGKDADEIRTYRAEARYLRAFEYWVLMDLFGNPPFVTEKDPIGKYIPPQTTRTELFKYVESELLAVEPLVMKARTNEYARVDQGAVWALLARLYLNAEVYLGKGNTKYTEAITYSSKVITAGYSLKKNYNELFLADNDVNNSEIILPIAYDGVKTQNNGGTTFIINAAVNGDMNPASFGIPGGGWGGNRSTSSLPLMFGDYSGATDKRAMFYGTKLDIDDVSQFAEGLRVTKFRNVTSTGTTPSAPGGAYCSVDFPLFRLAEQYLIYAEAVKRGGTGGDAATATTYLNTLRERAYGNKSGDITSYTLDDVLSERGRELYWEGFRRTDLIRFDKFTSSSYVWPWKGGVKEGKGAESFRTLYPLPATDLTANPSLHQNTGY, from the coding sequence ATGAAAAAGAACTTTCTCAAAATATGCATCTTCATGGCAGTTGTTGGTTTGAGCTCCTGTACCAAGGACCTGGACAGAACGCCTACCAATGCCACTACATCTGAAGTAGCCTATTCCACCATGGATGGCTACAAACAGGTACTCGCCAAAGTATATGGCAGCTTTGCCCTTACCGGTAATACCGGTACCAGCTCTTCTGATCTTGCAGGTATCGATCCGGGACAGGCCGACTTCCTCCGTCTGTACTGGAATGCACAGGAATTACCTACGGAAGAAGCCATGTGCGTATGGAATGATCCGGGAATTCCAGACTTCCATTACATGAACTGGACCAGCAACAACGTGCTGCTGGCTGCACTCTACAACCGCAGTCTTTTCCATATCACCATCGCCAACGAATTCCTGCGTGAATCTACCGATGATAAAATCGCTTCCCGTGGTTTTACCGGTAAAGATGCCGACGAAATCCGTACCTACCGTGCAGAAGCCCGCTACCTGCGCGCCTTCGAATACTGGGTGCTGATGGACCTCTTCGGTAATCCGCCGTTCGTGACAGAAAAAGATCCTATCGGTAAATATATCCCGCCACAGACCACCCGTACCGAACTGTTTAAGTATGTGGAGTCTGAGCTGCTGGCCGTAGAGCCACTGGTGATGAAAGCAAGAACCAACGAGTATGCACGTGTCGACCAGGGTGCTGTATGGGCACTGCTCGCACGTCTGTACCTCAATGCAGAAGTATACCTCGGTAAAGGCAACACCAAATACACTGAGGCAATTACTTACTCCTCCAAGGTAATCACCGCAGGATACAGCCTGAAAAAGAATTATAACGAGCTTTTCCTGGCAGATAATGATGTCAACAATTCAGAGATCATTCTGCCAATTGCATACGATGGTGTTAAAACACAGAACAACGGTGGTACTACGTTTATCATCAACGCTGCTGTCAATGGCGACATGAACCCTGCCTCCTTCGGTATCCCTGGCGGTGGATGGGGTGGTAACAGAAGTACTTCTTCCTTACCATTAATGTTTGGCGATTACAGCGGTGCTACCGACAAAAGAGCCATGTTCTACGGTACCAAACTGGATATCGACGACGTGTCCCAGTTTGCAGAAGGTTTACGTGTAACCAAATTCAGGAACGTAACCTCAACAGGTACTACTCCTTCTGCGCCGGGTGGTGCTTACTGCTCCGTAGATTTCCCGCTGTTCCGTCTGGCAGAACAATACCTGATCTATGCAGAGGCGGTAAAAAGAGGTGGTACCGGTGGAGATGCGGCTACCGCTACCACTTACCTCAATACCTTACGTGAACGCGCCTACGGAAATAAGTCCGGCGACATCACCAGCTATACACTGGATGATGTTCTGTCTGAGAGAGGAAGAGAGCTGTACTGGGAAGGTTTCCGTCGTACAGACCTGATCCGTTTCGATAAATTCACTTCTTCCAGCTATGTATGGCCATGGAAGGGTGGTGTGAAAGAAGGTAAAGGAGCAGAGTCTTTCCGTACACTGTATCCGCTGCCGGCAACTGACCTGACAGCCAATCCATCTCTCCATCAGAACACCGGTTATTAA
- a CDS encoding SusE domain-containing protein encodes MKTSFSKYIIAGLFAAALWSCKKDEIKTVAQPGTAPALTASADTAILQKDHVTDAAVAFKWDRSDFGFSGVVKYSLQFAKTGTSFANVKEVAIDTLAKTFTVGDLNTIANALEIDNGVLTGMDVRVKAYISANFAPAYSNTKVLVVSSYLDLIDYPSMYAPGDYQGWDPASAIKLASLKSDKAYEGYGNLPNATASFKFTSEASWNGTNYGGTSVNNAGVLSATGDNLSITGAGYYFIQLDLGTNAWSATKTTWSMTGDAAGGWGNDLELTYDATKKVWTATADLTAGAFKFRANHAYDINYGDNKPSDPFLNRDGANINVTEAGTYEVTLNLSIPGNYSYALKKK; translated from the coding sequence ATGAAAACATCATTTTCTAAATATATTATCGCTGGTCTTTTTGCTGCGGCCCTGTGGTCCTGTAAAAAAGATGAGATCAAAACTGTTGCCCAGCCCGGCACCGCGCCTGCGCTGACAGCTTCTGCTGATACAGCCATATTGCAGAAGGACCATGTCACAGATGCAGCTGTTGCCTTTAAGTGGGATCGTTCCGACTTCGGCTTCAGTGGTGTCGTGAAATACAGCCTGCAATTTGCCAAAACAGGTACCAGCTTCGCCAATGTGAAGGAGGTTGCAATCGATACACTGGCGAAAACCTTTACCGTAGGGGATCTGAATACCATTGCCAACGCACTGGAAATAGATAATGGTGTACTAACGGGTATGGATGTACGCGTAAAAGCATATATCAGTGCCAATTTTGCACCTGCCTACTCCAATACCAAAGTGCTGGTGGTGTCTTCCTACCTGGACCTGATCGATTATCCGTCTATGTACGCGCCTGGCGATTACCAGGGCTGGGACCCTGCCTCTGCTATAAAGCTGGCGTCATTGAAGTCGGATAAGGCCTACGAAGGTTATGGTAATCTTCCAAATGCCACTGCCAGCTTCAAATTTACTTCCGAAGCCTCCTGGAATGGTACCAACTATGGCGGTACCAGTGTAAATAATGCTGGTGTATTGTCTGCCACCGGCGACAACCTCAGCATAACCGGTGCAGGATATTACTTCATCCAGCTGGACCTGGGTACCAACGCATGGTCTGCCACCAAAACAACCTGGTCTATGACCGGTGATGCCGCTGGTGGATGGGGTAACGACCTGGAGCTGACCTACGATGCTACCAAAAAAGTATGGACCGCCACCGCCGACCTGACCGCCGGTGCCTTCAAATTCAGGGCTAACCATGCATATGATATTAACTATGGTGATAACAAACCTTCAGATCCTTTCCTGAACAGGGATGGCGCCAATATCAACGTTACGGAGGCCGGTACTTACGAGGTAACACTCAACCTGAGCATTCCGGGTAACTACTCCTATGCACTGAAGAAAAAATAA
- a CDS encoding ABC transporter permease, protein MDSSNGQPEKPVVSKGLDNFFFDIYSIFQFITRFFKEALRPPLEVKEFIRQCYQVGYRSLALITMTGFITGLVFTKQSRPSLSEFGATSWLPSLIAIAVVRALAPLVTSLICAGKVGSSIGAELASMKVTEQIDAMEVSAINPFKFLVVTRVLATTVCIPVLVCYTGLVAMLGSYLDVHLNEHTSFITFFQDAFKNITFMDFATTTVKGVMYGFTIGIVGCFQGYRASQGTQGVGKAANVSVVVSMFLIFLEEVVIVQVANAFR, encoded by the coding sequence ATGGATTCCAGCAACGGACAACCGGAGAAACCAGTCGTGTCCAAAGGACTTGATAATTTCTTCTTCGACATATACAGTATATTCCAGTTTATAACGCGGTTCTTTAAGGAAGCGTTGCGTCCTCCGCTGGAAGTAAAGGAGTTCATCCGTCAGTGTTACCAGGTAGGATATCGTTCTCTGGCACTGATTACCATGACAGGCTTCATCACCGGTCTGGTATTTACCAAACAGTCCCGTCCATCTCTTTCTGAATTTGGTGCCACTTCCTGGCTTCCTTCGCTGATAGCGATTGCAGTGGTAAGGGCCCTGGCGCCGTTGGTGACTTCCCTGATCTGTGCCGGTAAAGTCGGATCTTCCATCGGTGCCGAGCTGGCATCCATGAAAGTGACGGAGCAAATCGACGCCATGGAAGTTTCAGCGATCAATCCCTTTAAATTTCTGGTGGTAACCAGGGTGCTGGCTACCACTGTATGTATACCCGTTCTTGTTTGTTATACCGGTCTGGTAGCAATGCTGGGATCATACCTGGACGTACATCTGAATGAACATACCAGTTTCATTACTTTTTTCCAGGATGCATTCAAGAACATCACCTTTATGGATTTTGCCACCACCACGGTTAAAGGCGTTATGTACGGCTTTACCATTGGTATTGTTGGCTGTTTCCAGGGTTACAGGGCTTCCCAGGGTACGCAGGGCGTAGGTAAGGCTGCTAACGTTTCCGTAGTAGTGTCTATGTTCCTCATCTTCCTGGAAGAAGTGGTTATTGTTCAGGTGGCAAACGCATTTAGATAG
- a CDS encoding ABC transporter ATP-binding protein, protein MKNFTPNIDWKEKMIEVKDLYKSFGSNHVLRGIDLQVYKGENVVVLGRSGTGKSVLIKIMVALLYPDAGQVNVLGQEVPTLGIRELRELRLKVGFCFQNGALYDSMTVGENLAFPLKRNNPGISRSVVKERIESVLDAVGLSQTLNQMPSELSGGQRKRIGIARTLILRPDIMLYDEPTAGLDPITCTEINNLINEVQQRFNTTSIIITHDLTCAKSVGDTIVVMKEGKFIKRGPFDEVFKSDDELIREFYDYNFIQ, encoded by the coding sequence ATGAAGAACTTCACGCCCAATATCGACTGGAAGGAAAAAATGATCGAGGTCAAGGATCTTTACAAATCTTTTGGCAGCAACCATGTATTGCGTGGCATCGACCTCCAGGTATATAAAGGGGAAAACGTAGTGGTACTCGGCCGGTCAGGTACCGGTAAATCAGTACTCATCAAAATAATGGTGGCATTGCTGTATCCCGATGCCGGCCAGGTAAATGTACTGGGACAGGAAGTGCCGACGCTGGGCATCCGCGAATTACGCGAGCTGCGCCTCAAAGTTGGTTTCTGCTTCCAGAATGGTGCCCTCTACGATAGTATGACGGTAGGAGAGAACCTCGCATTTCCGCTCAAACGCAATAACCCGGGCATCAGCAGAAGCGTCGTTAAAGAAAGGATAGAATCTGTACTGGATGCTGTCGGCTTGTCACAAACGCTGAACCAGATGCCATCAGAATTATCCGGCGGTCAGCGCAAACGTATCGGTATCGCCCGTACGCTGATACTCCGCCCGGATATCATGCTCTATGATGAACCTACAGCCGGGTTAGACCCCATCACCTGTACAGAAATCAATAACCTGATAAACGAAGTACAACAACGTTTCAATACCACCTCCATCATCATTACCCATGATCTCACCTGCGCCAAATCCGTAGGAGATACCATCGTTGTAATGAAAGAAGGCAAATTCATCAAACGCGGACCTTTCGATGAAGTGTTCAAATCAGATGATGAGCTGATCAGGGAGTTTTATGACTATAATTTTATTCAGTAA
- a CDS encoding MlaD family protein, translated as MKDTSNRRAVIVGIFILVGVLIFIAAIITLGGQKKTFVSAVQVKAVFKDVNGLSEGNNVWYSGVKVGTVKRINFVKHDEILVVMNVEKSAAKYIHKDVEVKVSSDGFVGNKIVALSGGTDKMPAIEDGDQLNVAATVSTDDIMNTLQINNKSLVEITGNLKVITKKIADGQGSIGKLLNDETLYNELNTTMASLQKSAANTQRLTEGLAAYAGKLQTKGSLSNDLVTDTVVFAHLRSTITQLNAVANNANSMVESLKATSASLNNNLTNSNTPAGVLLNDKQTADNLKATIQNLSTSTAKLDTNMTALQHNFLLRGYFRKQAKREAKAAKKAAKEAAKQQ; from the coding sequence ATGAAAGATACAAGCAACAGAAGGGCTGTCATTGTAGGGATATTTATCCTTGTTGGTGTCCTCATTTTTATTGCTGCCATCATTACCCTTGGCGGACAAAAGAAAACTTTTGTTTCTGCTGTACAGGTAAAGGCAGTATTTAAAGATGTGAACGGCCTCTCCGAAGGTAACAACGTTTGGTACTCCGGTGTGAAAGTAGGAACAGTGAAAAGAATCAACTTCGTTAAACATGACGAAATCCTCGTAGTGATGAACGTGGAAAAAAGCGCTGCCAAATATATCCACAAGGATGTAGAGGTGAAAGTTAGCTCCGATGGTTTTGTAGGAAACAAAATCGTAGCCCTCTCCGGCGGTACTGATAAAATGCCTGCCATTGAAGACGGCGACCAGCTCAACGTTGCCGCCACCGTTAGCACCGATGATATCATGAATACCCTCCAGATCAACAATAAAAGTCTTGTTGAAATCACCGGCAACCTGAAAGTGATCACCAAAAAAATTGCTGACGGACAAGGTAGCATCGGCAAACTGCTGAACGACGAAACCCTGTATAATGAGTTAAACACGACCATGGCGTCGCTGCAGAAATCTGCCGCCAATACCCAACGCCTCACCGAAGGCCTGGCTGCCTATGCAGGTAAACTGCAAACAAAAGGCTCCCTGTCCAATGACCTCGTGACAGATACCGTTGTATTCGCCCATCTGCGTAGCACCATCACACAGCTCAACGCTGTTGCCAACAATGCCAATTCCATGGTGGAAAGCCTCAAAGCTACTTCTGCCAGTCTCAACAACAACCTGACAAACAGCAATACTCCTGCGGGCGTACTGCTCAATGATAAACAAACTGCCGATAACCTGAAAGCGACCATCCAGAACCTCAGTACTTCCACTGCCAAACTGGATACCAACATGACCGCGCTGCAACATAATTTCCTGCTCCGTGGTTATTTCCGCAAACAGGCTAAAAGGGAAGCAAAGGCTGCTAAGAAAGCCGCTAAAGAAGCTGCCAAACAACAATAA
- the rluF gene encoding 23S rRNA pseudouridine(2604) synthase RluF translates to MNISINKYISDTGFCSRREADKFIEQARVTINDNIASKGDRVQPGDVVEVDGEPLKKKKTTVYIALNKPKGITCTTDTKDKTNIVDFVNYSSRIFPIGRLDKLSEGLIFLTNDGDIVNKILRAGNQHEKEYIVTVDKPINLEFVKAMRSGVRILGTTTLPAFVKQEGTNRFRIILTQGLNRQIRRMCEVLGYNVTALKRIRIMNIALKDLPPGKWRYFTKDEINTINTMVATSSKTQGGGNDAGGMDE, encoded by the coding sequence ATGAACATCAGTATCAACAAGTATATCAGTGACACGGGCTTTTGCAGCCGGAGAGAGGCCGACAAATTTATAGAACAGGCACGTGTCACCATCAATGATAATATCGCCTCCAAGGGAGACCGCGTTCAACCTGGCGATGTGGTAGAGGTAGACGGTGAGCCACTTAAAAAAAAGAAAACCACCGTCTACATCGCCCTGAATAAACCCAAAGGTATTACCTGCACCACCGATACAAAGGATAAAACCAATATCGTTGATTTCGTCAACTATTCCTCCCGTATCTTCCCGATAGGCCGCCTGGATAAGCTCTCCGAAGGATTGATTTTCCTTACCAACGACGGCGATATCGTCAATAAAATCCTCCGCGCAGGTAATCAGCACGAAAAAGAATATATTGTAACAGTCGATAAACCCATTAACCTGGAATTTGTCAAAGCCATGAGAAGTGGTGTCCGCATCCTCGGTACCACCACCTTACCGGCATTTGTAAAGCAGGAGGGCACCAACCGTTTCAGAATCATCCTTACACAGGGACTCAACCGCCAGATCAGGCGCATGTGTGAGGTCCTGGGCTATAACGTAACGGCCCTGAAACGTATCCGTATCATGAATATCGCACTCAAAGACCTTCCCCCGGGTAAATGGCGCTATTTTACCAAAGATGAAATCAATACCATCAACACCATGGTGGCCACCAGCTCCAAAACACAGGGTGGCGGCAATGATGCCGGTGGCATGGATGAGTAA
- a CDS encoding putative sensor domain DACNV-containing protein — protein MDLNFDSTYQAAVKVAGPVATHFQQHMATALENGEEKLAAVPTPKIIERIIDIAFWASLRREEGNATRISLAFLQPEHSGKPLRFAHRLPLTPTILTKLAPGVEKPGVHIGIWYEGAELYIWGTTNKLPSGCFVLDVAEPGLLVVKQRRLLGLGKFTNIAMLKGDQVKIVDEGCSMKKDVPEILSSLLGHKTSPIWNNTTNVLIQIAVSMRSHGKGGILLVTPACNNGWKDSIIQPLQYPISPAFGGLADLIKQDPGNASEIFWKNAVRREVENISGLTAVDGATIINDRQELLAFGAKITRSYNSTVVEQVIMLEPIQGGKPQVLHSSAIGGTRHLSAAQFVHDQRNCLALVASQDGYFTIFSWSPTVQMVQAHRIDILLM, from the coding sequence ATGGACCTGAACTTTGATTCAACCTACCAGGCAGCAGTGAAAGTGGCCGGCCCCGTGGCTACCCATTTTCAGCAGCATATGGCTACAGCATTGGAAAACGGCGAAGAAAAACTCGCCGCTGTTCCCACTCCTAAAATTATTGAACGCATTATAGACATCGCCTTCTGGGCCAGCCTGCGCCGCGAAGAAGGTAATGCAACCCGGATTTCACTGGCTTTCCTGCAACCGGAACACTCCGGCAAACCGCTGCGCTTTGCACACAGACTGCCACTGACCCCCACCATACTTACCAAACTGGCGCCAGGCGTAGAAAAACCTGGTGTACATATCGGCATCTGGTATGAAGGGGCTGAGCTTTACATCTGGGGAACTACCAATAAATTGCCTAGCGGCTGCTTTGTACTGGATGTAGCCGAACCTGGCCTGCTCGTTGTAAAACAAAGACGTCTGCTGGGATTGGGTAAGTTCACCAACATCGCCATGCTGAAAGGTGATCAGGTGAAAATTGTAGATGAAGGTTGCAGCATGAAAAAAGATGTGCCGGAAATCCTTAGCTCCCTGCTAGGTCACAAAACATCTCCTATCTGGAATAATACGACCAATGTTTTGATCCAGATAGCGGTATCTATGCGCAGCCACGGTAAAGGAGGGATTTTGCTGGTAACGCCGGCCTGTAACAACGGCTGGAAGGACTCCATCATTCAGCCCCTGCAATACCCCATTTCCCCGGCGTTTGGTGGCCTGGCAGACCTGATAAAACAGGATCCCGGTAATGCCAGCGAAATCTTCTGGAAAAATGCAGTGAGAAGGGAAGTGGAAAATATATCCGGACTTACTGCCGTAGATGGCGCTACCATCATCAACGACCGCCAGGAATTGCTGGCCTTTGGCGCTAAAATCACCCGTTCCTATAATTCAACTGTTGTAGAGCAGGTGATTATGCTGGAGCCAATACAGGGCGGAAAACCACAGGTACTGCATTCCTCCGCCATCGGCGGTACCCGCCACCTTTCAGCAGCACAGTTTGTACACGACCAACGTAATTGCCTGGCACTGGTAGCCTCCCAGGATGGATATTTTACCATCTTCTCCTGGTCGCCGACCGTACAAATGGTGCAGGCCCATCGTATCGATATCCTGCTGATGTAA
- a CDS encoding lactonase family protein, with product MPRPQKLICTAILLFSAAASYAQQYYLFAGTYNKAKGQEGIYIYQFNPENGTLKKSSSVTDVVNPSYLNTSTDGRFVYAATESRIPDGGTVSAYRFDSIHGSLAFINSQSSFGENPVYVMADRANKWLLNANYTGGSLCIHPLLPDGSIGETAQPIKINYTGTLVRQEVSHVHSVGFSPDQQYVYAPDLGANRIWWYKLGSGSTPLTASTPAFTPAATHAGPRHFEFHPNGKFGYCVEEISGNVVAYKYTNGRLDSIQTIAAHNIPGLGDYGGSDIHCSPDGKFLYVSTRGDENIIVIYKADARSGQLTRISSISSGGNHPRNFVIDPTGNYLLVAHQLSDDIIIFRRDKATGLLTQTGKVTGITAPSCLKIRAYKVKS from the coding sequence ATGCCACGTCCACAAAAACTGATTTGCACCGCGATACTCCTTTTCTCCGCTGCCGCCTCCTATGCGCAACAGTACTACCTGTTTGCCGGCACTTACAATAAAGCCAAAGGCCAGGAGGGCATCTACATTTATCAATTTAACCCGGAAAACGGGACATTGAAAAAAAGCAGCAGCGTCACCGATGTGGTGAACCCTTCCTATCTCAATACTTCCACTGACGGCCGTTTCGTATATGCAGCCACGGAGTCGAGGATACCCGACGGCGGCACGGTAAGTGCCTACCGCTTCGACAGCATCCATGGCAGCCTGGCTTTCATTAACAGCCAGTCCAGCTTTGGTGAGAATCCCGTTTATGTGATGGCTGATAGAGCTAATAAATGGCTCCTGAACGCCAATTATACTGGTGGCAGTTTATGTATACACCCACTATTGCCGGATGGCAGTATCGGCGAAACTGCCCAGCCCATAAAAATCAACTATACCGGCACACTGGTACGCCAGGAGGTATCGCATGTTCATTCCGTCGGCTTCTCCCCTGACCAGCAATATGTATATGCGCCTGATTTGGGCGCCAACCGCATCTGGTGGTATAAACTGGGTAGTGGCAGCACGCCACTGACAGCCAGCACCCCCGCATTCACGCCTGCGGCCACCCATGCAGGCCCGCGTCATTTTGAGTTTCACCCAAATGGAAAGTTTGGTTATTGTGTAGAAGAGATCAGCGGGAATGTAGTGGCGTATAAATATACCAATGGCAGATTAGATAGTATCCAGACAATTGCTGCACATAACATACCTGGTTTGGGAGATTATGGCGGGTCGGATATTCATTGCTCCCCCGATGGTAAGTTCCTGTACGTTAGCACCAGGGGAGATGAAAATATTATAGTGATATATAAGGCAGATGCCCGTAGCGGCCAACTCACGCGCATTTCCAGCATTTCTTCCGGCGGTAATCATCCCAGGAATTTCGTGATAGACCCAACCGGGAATTACCTGCTGGTAGCGCATCAGCTGAGCGATGATATTATCATTTTCAGGAGAGATAAGGCCACCGGTCTTTTAACCCAGACAGGCAAGGTGACCGGCATTACCGCTCCCAGTTGTCTGAAGATCCGCGCCTATAAAGTAAAATCTTAA
- a CDS encoding VOC family protein, whose protein sequence is MTTPQIYVNLPVKDLQQSIAFFTKLGYTFNPQFTDHKATCMVISDSIYFMLIVEEFFQTFTNKPIADAKQVTEAILCLSAESREAVDEITSRAVAAGGTIPRKAQDYGWMYTKGFQDLDGHLWEYIFMDQNAIPEN, encoded by the coding sequence ATGACGACTCCACAGATATACGTGAACTTACCGGTGAAAGACTTACAGCAGTCTATCGCATTTTTCACCAAGCTGGGTTATACCTTCAATCCCCAGTTTACCGACCATAAAGCTACCTGTATGGTGATCTCTGACAGCATATATTTTATGCTGATCGTGGAAGAATTCTTCCAGACCTTCACCAACAAACCCATTGCCGATGCAAAACAAGTTACAGAAGCCATACTTTGTCTTTCAGCGGAGAGCAGAGAAGCCGTAGATGAGATCACCAGCAGAGCGGTGGCCGCCGGCGGCACCATCCCACGTAAGGCGCAGGACTATGGATGGATGTATACCAAAGGCTTCCAGGACCTGGATGGTCATCTCTGGGAATACATCTTCATGGATCAAAATGCGATCCCTGAAAATTGA
- a CDS encoding response regulator — translation MLVTRKPESGNALTAAMAANNSDSISVINTLSILSGFFMFVNCALLYTFTHDLSVMVAGSLASIAFMCLPVLNLIRCTTLANILFLALHNGMALYLQIGKGMVVGESMLVVFLIIVSLLVFTQTPSLVASISCCFATLVLIRISKHTDIFGNNIVQQDINLLKDYCTFKLLALTICAVAFFKNYSIRLIKALRNSNEALEKALQEKTFLSKALSHEIRNPLHSLTGITEVLTREVEKKNEYNALVEYIRDLNASSGYAMSVVNNVLELDNESKQCTPPESFAVVAWLREIVKSFQYQANSKHVKLICEAEEDIPVFILSQKNRLNKIVINLLLNAIKFTRDNTVVTVTLSHEQGRLLLSIKDRGQGMSQEKMKKVFDLYETEQNNYLPGTGIGLYVASSLAKSIDGTLTLESEVGKGSTFTLSWPMVRSNAPANIPASSLQLFAGMKVLAIDDDTFSQKYLQRFFDDTPVQVRQAMNGQEGLSVFREWRPDVVLLDVFLGDMSGHEILREINNMSFKTHVIIVSGNNCDMDKQRFLNAGAENYLVKPLPRKSLFAAIEKVMTAPRTATLAV, via the coding sequence ATGCTTGTTACACGAAAACCTGAAAGCGGAAATGCGCTTACAGCAGCCATGGCTGCTAACAACAGCGATAGTATCAGTGTTATCAACACACTCAGTATTTTGTCCGGATTTTTTATGTTCGTCAATTGTGCACTGCTGTACACATTCACGCATGATTTATCTGTAATGGTGGCAGGAAGTTTAGCCAGTATTGCCTTTATGTGCCTGCCGGTGTTAAACTTAATCAGGTGTACCACCCTGGCCAATATCCTTTTCCTGGCCCTGCACAACGGCATGGCCCTGTACCTGCAGATAGGAAAAGGTATGGTAGTAGGCGAATCCATGCTGGTAGTATTCCTGATCATCGTATCATTGCTGGTGTTCACGCAAACACCTTCCCTGGTTGCCAGCATCAGCTGCTGCTTTGCAACGCTGGTACTCATCAGGATCAGCAAACACACGGATATTTTCGGCAATAATATCGTACAGCAGGACATCAACCTGCTCAAAGACTACTGCACCTTTAAATTACTGGCACTCACCATTTGTGCGGTCGCCTTTTTCAAGAACTATTCCATCCGCCTTATCAAGGCACTGCGCAACAGTAATGAAGCGCTGGAAAAAGCACTGCAGGAGAAGACCTTTCTCAGCAAGGCCCTGAGCCATGAAATCAGGAACCCGCTCCATTCCCTGACCGGCATTACAGAAGTACTCACCAGGGAAGTAGAAAAGAAAAATGAATACAATGCACTGGTGGAATATATCCGCGACCTGAATGCCAGCAGCGGTTATGCAATGTCTGTGGTCAACAATGTACTGGAGCTGGACAATGAGTCTAAACAGTGCACGCCGCCAGAATCTTTTGCAGTAGTGGCATGGCTCCGGGAAATAGTAAAATCCTTCCAGTACCAGGCTAACAGCAAACACGTCAAACTTATCTGCGAAGCAGAAGAAGATATACCCGTATTTATTCTTTCCCAGAAAAACAGGCTGAATAAGATCGTCATCAACCTGTTACTGAATGCGATCAAATTTACCCGTGATAATACCGTCGTTACCGTTACCCTCTCTCACGAACAGGGTCGCCTGCTGTTAAGCATTAAAGACCGTGGACAGGGTATGAGCCAGGAAAAGATGAAGAAGGTTTTCGACCTCTATGAAACGGAGCAGAACAACTACCTCCCCGGAACGGGCATAGGCCTCTATGTGGCCAGCAGCCTGGCCAAAAGTATAGATGGTACGCTCACCCTGGAAAGTGAAGTTGGCAAAGGCAGTACCTTTACCCTCTCCTGGCCGATGGTCCGGAGTAATGCGCCGGCAAATATTCCGGCCAGCTCCCTGCAACTGTTTGCAGGCATGAAAGTGCTCGCCATTGATGATGATACCTTCAGCCAGAAATACCTGCAACGCTTTTTTGACGATACCCCGGTACAGGTAAGACAAGCCATGAACGGCCAGGAAGGCCTTTCCGTTTTCCGCGAATGGAGACCGGATGTAGTATTGCTGGATGTATTTCTGGGAGATATGAGTGGTCATGAAATCCTCCGGGAAATCAACAATATGTCTTTTAAAACACATGTGATCATCGTAAGCGGCAACAATTGTGACATGGACAAACAGCGGTTTCTGAATGCAGGCGCGGAAAATTATCTTGTAAAACCGCTGCCACGAAAATCACTGTTTGCGGCAATCGAAAAGGTGATGACTGCTCCGCGAACCGCAACACTGGCGGTTTAA